TTCAAAACAAAGTAAAGGAGTACTTAATCTCTCTTGTCAGTCTATATACGACGATTATGTTTTTGAAACACAAGCCTTAGTCATAAATCATGTCATAAATAACTTACCCAACGTCTCCTTTGCTAAGCAAACCTGGGAACATCTCCAGCATATACAGTTGGCTGACCCGCATTATAACATCTCAAAACCCatagatttattattagatGCTAGTGTTTATTCCGAAATATTAATGAGTGGATTAGTTAAGGGCCCCGGCAAAGCACCCATTGCCCAACAAACAAGGTTGGGTTGGATATTATCAGGAAATGTGAAAACATTCAATTGTAGtgtagttattaataatttatcagaGATATCGAATTATTGGGAATTTGAGGAAATAAACGAGTGTGCCGCTGACATGACGGAAAGTGAAAAATATTGCGAACAGCTTTATAAAAATACCACTAAACGCTTAGAGAGCGGTAGGTACGAAGTAGCGCTTCCTATGAAGCCAAATTTTGAACAAAACTTAGGTAAATCAAAAAACAAGGCCATCGCACAATTCATTAATTTAGAAAAGAAATTAGCTAGTAATGAGCAATTTTCTCAAagttataaacaatttatgAATGAGTATTTGAGCCTCGGTCATATGAAACCTGTCGATAACAGTCAACAAGGACTGTCATGTTACCTTCCCCACCACGGAGTTATAAAAGCTGACTCAACTACCACTAAATTACGAACAGTTTTTAACGCTTCATCAAAAACGTCATCAGGTAACAGCCTGAACGATTTGATGGAGCGGGGACCAAATTTACAAAAGGATCTGCATAGCCTTATTTTAATTTGGCGTcaacataaatatgtaattactgCGGATATCGAAAAGATGTTTCGTCAGATTCTTGTAAATGAGTCAGCTCAGCATTTACAGCGTGTTGTGTGGAGGGAATCCCGAGGAGACCCATTGAGAGAGTATCAGCTTACTACTATCACGTACGGTACAAAGGCCGCCCCATACCTCGCTATGCGCACATTAAGGCAGCTCGCAGACGATGATGCGCAAATATATCCCATAGCCGCTGCCGCCTTAAAGAATTCGTTTTATATGGACGATCTCCTAGAAGGGTGTAGCAGTCTCGAACAGGCTAAGGAACTTCAACAACAGCTGATCAATATATTGATGAGAGCCGGCATGAAAATACGTAAGTGGAGTAGTAACGACCCTGCTCTTATTCAAAATTTATCACCGGAGGACGTAGACTCCTCCTTAGACTTCCGATGTGCGGAGTCCAGAAAAACACTGGGGTTACGATGGAATCCAAAATATGATACattctcatttaaaaatatattttacgacaTTAATGATGATACACATATTACGAAGCGACAGTTACTATCACatatttcaaaagtttttgaCCCCGTAGGGTGGCTCGCTCCACTGACCATCAGGGctaaacttttatttcagaagaCCTGGTCCGATGATTGCATGACCTGGGATCAAAGGTTACCGCACCACTTAGTAGAGGAGTGGCAACAACTAAAGCAAGATCtccaaaatattgaaatttttgaaataccGAGATATTTTGGAGAAAGTGATAAAATTAACCTATATGCTTTCTGTGACAGCTCAGAAAAAGCGTATGCTTGTGCAATTTTTGTAAGCACTAGAAATGCTAAGGGTGAGTACACAACAATGTTACTCACCGCAAAAACAAAGTTAGCaccgataaaaaataaattaacactaCCAAAACTCGAACTTTGTAGCGCTTTATTACTATCACGCCTTATAACAAAGGTTAGGCAAGCgctaaataataagataaataaaatacatgctTTTACAGACAGTATGATTGTTCTTGGCTGGATCTACGGAGATACCAACCGGTGGAAGCAATTCGTAGCTACAAGGATCAAACGGATCACTGACGTTATTCCATCCACATGTTGGCATCATGTAGAATCCAAACAAAATTCAGCAGATTGTGCGACGAGAGGGATGACCGCAGCACAACTAAAAGGTCATTACCTGTGGTGGGAGGGCCCAGAATGGCTTCGAGAGTacgattctaaaaaaataaaaagcgaaTGCTACTCTTCCCCCGATAttgaagttaaagaaaatataaccAAATTCAGTGTGTACGCAGCCTTAAACGAGAACAAtgcatttatatttcaattaataaacgaATGCAGTTCGCTGAGGCGCGCGGCTGTTAACCTGGGATGGCTATCACGTTACATAGTGTcattaagaaataaacaaagCGTACCGCGACTTAGCTATCTAACTTCCTCAGAAATGCAACGTTCGTATGACGTAATTATAAGGACGatacaaaaatatgaatttgaaGAGGATTATCaacgtttaattaataataaaaacattagccGAAACAGTAAATTATCAAGCCTATGTCCCTATATAGACAAAAACGATAAACTTATGCGAGTTCGAGGAAGGCTCAATAACTCACTTTTAAGTTCATCAGCAAAACATCCAATCATACTTCCGAGTCACAGTCGTCTAACAAATCTAATTATATCTGAAGCACACACATTGACGCTTCACGGTGGTCCTCGACTAACACTTTCTTTTATCAGGGAGAAATATTGGATCATAAGTGGACTACGCACCGTTAAAAGGGAGTTGCGAAAATGCGTCAAATGCAGGCGCTTTAGTGAACAGAAGTCACAACAATTGATGGCTGATCTTCCACAACCCAGGGTTACCCCATCACGTCCCTTCACACATACAGGTGTAGACTTTACGGGTCattttgacataaaaataaacaaaggacGCGGGGTTAAAACCTCAAAGGGCTACGTAGCAGTTTTCGTATGTTTCTCTACCAAGGCAGTTCATTTAGAACTGGTATCAGATCTCAGTACTCCGGGATTTTTAGCTGCGTTTAGAAGGTTTTGTGCTCGACGCGGGTGCCCTCGCCGAGTTTACAGCGATAACGGAACTAACTTTGTGGGCGCTAACAGGCTGCTCAAAAGAGAGTACGAGCAGATCCAAAAAACTATAAACCAGGATTTCTTTcgtaacatatataattacaacATTGAGTGGGTATTTAACGCACCAGGTAATCCAGAAGCCGGAGGTTTGTGGGAAGGAGCTGTTAAACGCATGAAGTATCACCTGAAAAGAGTGGTTGGGGAACAAAAACTCACCTACGAGGAGTTCATCACCGTCCTTCATCAGATAGAAGCTTGTCTTAACTCTCGGCCGCTGGTTGGTTTAACAGAAAACGCAGAGGATGTATATCTGACCCCTGGGCATTTCTTGGTCGGAGGATCTTTACTCTCTCGACCACAGACAGACCCTGAACATATTAGTTTAACTACCAGATGGAAGATGATACAATCCATGAATAAGCAGTTCTGGAGAAGGTGGTCTGCCGAATACTTACAGGAGTTGCAGTCTCGTTCGAAGTGGCGTAAAACTACCAAAAACCTAGAACTAGATGACATTGTAGTTATTAAAGAAGAAAACTTGCCTCCTGGTAAGTGGGCTCTGGGGAGAATTGTAGAAACTCATCCCGGCAAAGACGGGTACGTTCGGGTTGTATCAGTAAAAACCAAGAACGGCGTCATAAAAAGGCCAATTATTAAGCTTGTCCCTCTACCGGTAAAAGAGGAAACAAAAGCGATGATGTTATCCCCTGACGACTAACTACAGCTCGTGATGTCACCGCCGTATTAATGAAAACGCAACGTAGTGTGCACTGCCTCACGGAATCGTTTTTGTTTCCTCTTTTACCGGTAGAGGGACAAGCTTAATAATTGGCCTTTTTATGACGCCGTTCTTGGTTTTTACTGATACAACCCGAACGTACCCGTCTTTGCCGGGATGAGTTTCtacattatttatactttaaaagtCAAGGATTGTATTGGACAACTCATTGCTCTGTTGCAAAAAAGGAAGCCTTGTGATTATCGTATGTTATAAATTGTTACATTTGACTAGTTTACcctttaatttgaattttcttTGCCCGTTTTCTTTGTCTGTCTTTTTACAcgctaaatgtttataattaaatataattgaacaaaaagattttaatgTTATGAAAATTGGGAATTAAGgatattcattataataaaaatcttagaattGACATAAGCTGAAAAGATGGTAGCGACAAATAATGATGTTTTAAATGTCTAtactcataattaatttattttaaccaaTGTGCTAAGCagaaaaatgtaaatacatGTGTGGTTAGTTTTTTTTCCAATCTGACTGTGAAGAAACGATTAAACGGCCCTTTATCGGTCGTCCGCCCCTTGCTTGCTAGCCGACAACACGTGTAAATAAGGATTAGTTTAAGGGCGCTGGTTACCTCCTTAATATTGCTATGTtctgaattaaataaagctttcgACTTTTTACACAAGCTCATAAATCTAATCTAATTATATCGTATTGATTTCACCAAACATAATCTTTTACcacatatattaatactaaattttagTACTAAACTAGTTGTGCCTCGCAGTTTCACGCGCATTATTTCCGGTCCCGTAGGAGTGTCAGGATAAAAAGTATGCCTACATTTTGTTAGATCATCTTGGATGCGACCTGAATTATCAGCTGTCAACGCACCAAAAGTTATTTCGGTAGCTTTTCcgtgaaaaatttataaacatctGTCGATCCTACCAATCTTTCGGACTTACAATACAAGTACAACTATTAAATCTGtacaactaaattaaaatgtgtATCAAAACAAAGGTCATCAATGAAGTCCGCTATTCAATAATAACTCTATTCAATAGACAGGAAACAAGGTGAATGTTTGCGGTGAACCAGAAGTCAGACTCGAAGCTAGCTAAGTGAATGAAATCGTCCAATCAGTTATACCGAACTTTGTGGCTTAATTTCATTATTCCAGTTGAATAGACtaaaatcgaaatatttaacTGATCCTTTTCCCTTTAATATTACCGATTAAATTAGCGAGcctttacaaaatgtaaattgtttACTTGGCATTCAATTATTTAGCTTGGAAATGTTACAGaaaactgtatattttatttgttcgcATAAAAAGGTTccaatgaaattttattttacctgtTATTTTGCGTTGCTAAATTGATATTATAGAactgtacataatatttaatatagaaatagaaagcatatagtttaaatattaacCGATAGAGCAGAAATTTTACATACACGTTTAGTTTGTATGGCAATTCATGTTTAGCAATATGACGTAAATCTAATATGGCATCCACGCCCTAGATAGTGGACTAGCTGTTTTTAATGTGCTCTTACAATATTGATACGAAATGCAAGGGCTTGCGTATAGTAAACTCGAAAAATGCAGTGACGTCActctaaatccaacatggcggACTCGTAAATTTGTCGGactaagtttttttattcttacctagaatatgggtatcaaatgctTACTGAGACGAACTTATAAAATGACGTTACTTAAAAATCGATATGGCATACTTCTAAAGATGGTGGAttaagtttttatgtttttctacCTTACAggtttcaaatgaaagggcttacTGAggataactcgaaaaataaagtgacgttactctaaataaaatataatggacTTTTAAAGACGGCGTACTAAGTTTTTTATTCTTTCCtaaaattttgaaatcaaaTGAAAGGGTCTGCTGATagtaactcgaaaaataaagtGACGCTACTCTAAGTCCAATATGGTAGACTTCTAAAGATGCCAAACTAAGTTTTTATACTTTTCTAcattatgggtatcaaatgaaaggatttGCTGAAAATACCAGACTGAGAAACCTGTCCAACGATAACTAAAAAGTCAAACAtaaattacagtaaaaaaacttttttttttaaacagactTATTTTAAATGCGTATCATTACATGATAtgttatattatgatataaaagc
This genomic stretch from Melitaea cinxia chromosome 10, ilMelCinx1.1, whole genome shotgun sequence harbors:
- the LOC123657418 gene encoding uncharacterized protein LOC123657418, translated to MDTLLQRQAEILDAVKQIERNFKKDPSSRKTRQYLDAKLESIDKLCSEFNSNDNKLEAFRDDSPYFAEEQYDRAKEYYAKVRFMIASHQAVPSLQHKPVVCSQDAELKATPSVSTGGDATGRAGTPSPLRAPAPRDAHQQLAPAPALQSELEELLSQQRTNFRALSRQIQAVNLNTIIDKWELEEELRNLQTRWDTVDKLHLKIDHISQGSNTQYENEFSYNETIYKNMRRSIYQKLSATSHLQQSTPKIDIPVFTGKYIQWPTFFDLFNETIHNNNFLSKCQKMQHLKGKLKGEAERLIQHLNISADNYDTAWDLLTRRYNNTQLLFTKNLETFLNQPTVQKQTAYEIKRLYDTSMECIHAIQNLGVNISSWDPILVHLICKKLDPVSYNDYKEARKSPRDLPLLNELMNFLEGKFTALEEISKKDLTYVYKSNLNKNQSPANESSNINQSRSSNRNGKFQTNTTRVWNCPFCKQKHNLFKCNKFAQLGPDAKLKTVKKLDICANCLFSHDGNACNSNKLCKICYGKHNSILHDSFASYSAPPLTAAASNLMHASPSAPAPNKLLTPVADGHHNVNYVSKDDEEILLTTLLVKVKAADGSYITLRALLDQGSQISLISENAAQWLGLPRSRYHASISGIGYGSKQSKGVLNLSCQSIYDDYVFETQALVINHVINNLPNVSFAKQTWEHLQHIQLADPHYNISKPIDLLLDASVYSEILMSGLVKGPGKAPIAQQTRLGWILSGNVKTFNCSVVINNLSEISNYWEFEEINECAADMTESEKYCEQLYKNTTKRLESGRYEVALPMKPNFEQNLGKSKNKAIAQFINLEKKLASNEQFSQSYKQFMNEYLSLGHMKPVDNSQQGLSCYLPHHGVIKADSTTTKLRTVFNASSKTSSGNSLNDLMERGPNLQKDLHSLILIWRQHKYVITADIEKMFRQILVNESAQHLQRVVWRESRGDPLREYQLTTITYGTKAAPYLAMRTLRQLADDDAQIYPIAAAALKNSFYMDDLLEGCSSLEQAKELQQQLINILMRAGMKIRKWSSNDPALIQNLSPEDVDSSLDFRCAESRKTLGLRWNPKYDTFSFKNIFYDINDDTHITKRQLLSHISKVFDPVGWLAPLTIRAKLLFQKTWSDDCMTWDQRLPHHLVEEWQQLKQDLQNIEIFEIPRYFGESDKINLYAFCDSSEKAYACAIFVSTRNAKGEYTTMLLTAKTKLAPIKNKLTLPKLELCSALLLSRLITKVRQALNNKINKIHAFTDSMIVLGWIYGDTNRWKQFVATRIKRITDVIPSTCWHHVESKQNSADCATRGMTAAQLKGHYLWWEGPEWLREYDSKKIKSECYSSPDIEVKENITKFSVYAALNENNAFIFQLINECSSLRRAAVNLGWLSRYIVSLRNKQSVPRLSYLTSSEMQRSYDVIIRTIQKYEFEEDYQRLINNKNISRNSKLSSLCPYIDKNDKLMRVRGRLNNSLLSSSAKHPIILPSHSRLTNLIISEAHTLTLHGGPRLTLSFIREKYWIISGLRTVKRELRKCVKCRRFSEQKSQQLMADLPQPRVTPSRPFTHTGVDFTGHFDIKINKGRGVKTSKGYVAVFVCFSTKAVHLELVSDLSTPGFLAAFRRFCARRGCPRRVYSDNGTNFVGANRLLKREYEQIQKTINQDFFRNIYNYNIEWVFNAPGNPEAGGLWEGAVKRMKYHLKRVVGEQKLTYEEFITVLHQIEACLNSRPLVGLTENAEDVYLTPGHFLVGGSLLSRPQTDPEHISLTTRWKMIQSMNKQFWRRWSAEYLQELQSRSKWRKTTKNLELDDIVVIKEENLPPGKWALGRIVETHPGKDGYVRVVSVKTKNGVIKRPIIKLVPLPVKEETKAMMLSPDD